A genome region from Dolichospermum compactum NIES-806 includes the following:
- a CDS encoding DNA-methyltransferase encodes MKLRAISDIKNKIILGDNLSVLKQIENDTFDLIITSPPYFQQRNYGNGDLGIGNETTESEYLKNILTVFGECARVLKKTGVIVFNLGDKYINGSLSLIPYKFAIQATQNQNIFLINQITWSKLNPTPRQDKRKLIQATEPFFIFAKSKDYYFNLDNYLQHLDNFNKSVKSKPSDKLGKKYLELIKNSDLSEEQKNHAIKALNQAILAVHNGEIEGFRMKIHGVHKLAYGGQDGGRNNQIKNNGFTIIRILGNTMKKDIIESPVEITKNNHHPAVYPMYIIQELIKLLTQEGDFVLDPFCGSGTTCIAARNLNRNYLGIEINSDYVNLANNRMEKSDSQQQELFI; translated from the coding sequence ATGAAATTACGAGCAATATCAGACATCAAAAATAAAATTATTCTTGGGGATAATTTATCTGTACTCAAACAAATAGAAAATGATACTTTTGATTTAATCATTACTTCACCACCATATTTTCAGCAACGTAATTATGGAAATGGTGATTTAGGTATCGGTAATGAAACAACTGAATCAGAATATTTAAAAAATATCCTCACAGTTTTTGGGGAATGTGCGCGCGTTTTGAAAAAAACTGGAGTAATAGTTTTTAACTTAGGAGATAAATATATTAACGGGAGTTTATCTCTAATTCCTTATAAATTTGCAATTCAAGCCACCCAAAATCAAAATATTTTTCTTATTAATCAAATTACATGGTCAAAGCTCAATCCGACACCACGTCAAGATAAAAGAAAATTAATACAAGCCACAGAACCTTTTTTCATATTTGCTAAATCAAAAGATTATTATTTTAATTTAGATAATTATTTACAACACTTAGATAACTTTAACAAAAGTGTTAAAAGTAAACCATCTGATAAATTAGGTAAAAAATATCTGGAATTAATCAAAAATTCTGACTTAAGTGAAGAACAAAAAAATCATGCAATTAAAGCATTAAACCAAGCTATTTTAGCAGTACATAATGGAGAAATTGAAGGATTTAGAATGAAAATTCATGGTGTACATAAATTAGCTTATGGTGGACAAGATGGGGGAAGAAATAACCAAATCAAGAATAATGGTTTTACTATTATTAGAATTTTGGGAAACACGATGAAAAAAGACATCATTGAAAGTCCGGTAGAGATTACTAAAAATAATCATCATCCAGCAGTTTATCCGATGTATATTATTCAAGAATTGATTAAATTATTAACTCAAGAAGGTGATTTTGTCCTTGATCCTTTTTGTGGTAGTGGTACAACTTGTATAGCAGCTAGAAATTTAAATAGAAATTATTTAGGAATTGAAATCAATTCTGATTATGTAAACTTAGCTAATAACCGTATGGAAAAATCTGATTCTCAGCAGCAGGAATTATTTATATGA
- a CDS encoding DNA methyltransferase, whose amino-acid sequence MKYDYSQEIERLEKSYQQALELVKNQSFTEFDQEIKNFVDIFIQKIETDKSLIQVMITTLLKKIIKPEQDIRLHMAKFINGYSARVLDTKVTTPFLKSKFPKYANKETAFLTKATRAEIIWNFEEGVKLPLRSKSLVEPFLKLIDKIENQTIDIENCLVYILSQLDLISQSQEIVFTETLELVDSVNIININTVMKMVERHFEEPLSSRLPVIVIFAIYKQLLKTVRRFENKILLPLNVHTSADKHGYGDIEIRDNHNNPFEILEIKHNIPIDRNMILDIEKKSANTKIERYYILTTYQDCFLNKDEEEYINELILKIKRERGLEIIANGIVNTLKYYLRFIEDYHEFIKTYTDELVKDAKNSTEVKDSHIQAWQIILQKYI is encoded by the coding sequence ATGAAATATGATTATAGTCAAGAAATAGAAAGATTAGAAAAATCCTATCAGCAAGCACTTGAATTAGTTAAAAATCAATCATTTACAGAATTCGATCAAGAAATAAAAAACTTTGTAGATATTTTTATTCAAAAAATAGAAACCGATAAATCTTTAATTCAAGTAATGATTACCACCCTACTGAAGAAAATAATTAAACCTGAGCAAGATATTAGATTACACATGGCTAAATTTATCAATGGATATTCTGCAAGAGTGCTTGATACTAAGGTAACTACACCATTTCTTAAAAGTAAGTTTCCTAAATATGCTAATAAAGAAACTGCATTTTTAACTAAAGCGACACGCGCAGAAATTATCTGGAATTTTGAGGAGGGAGTTAAATTACCATTAAGGAGTAAAAGCTTAGTTGAACCTTTTCTGAAGTTGATTGATAAAATTGAAAATCAAACAATTGATATTGAAAATTGTTTGGTTTACATTCTATCACAATTAGATCTTATTTCCCAATCTCAAGAAATAGTATTTACAGAAACTTTAGAACTTGTTGATTCTGTAAATATTATCAATATTAATACAGTAATGAAAATGGTAGAAAGACATTTTGAAGAACCTTTAAGTTCTAGATTACCAGTGATTGTAATTTTTGCTATCTATAAACAACTATTGAAAACTGTCCGCAGATTTGAAAATAAAATCTTACTACCTTTAAATGTTCATACTTCTGCGGATAAGCATGGTTATGGTGATATAGAAATAAGAGATAACCATAACAATCCGTTTGAAATATTAGAAATAAAACACAATATTCCTATTGATAGAAATATGATATTAGATATAGAAAAAAAATCTGCCAATACAAAAATAGAAAGGTATTATATTCTAACTACATACCAAGACTGTTTTCTTAATAAAGATGAAGAAGAATATATTAATGAATTGATTTTGAAGATTAAAAGAGAACGTGGGTTAGAAATTATTGCTAATGGTATTGTGAATACCTTAAAATATTACTTACGTTTTATAGAAGATTATCATGAATTTATCAAAACATATACAGACGAATTAGTAAAAGATGCTAAAAATTCAACAGAAGTTAAAGATTCTCATATTCAAGCTTGGCAAATAATTTTACAAAAATATATATAG
- a CDS encoding aldo/keto reductase produces MLTHNLLNLPLMGCGTWAWGNQLLWGYDESMDNQLQEVFNLCVSNGITLFDTGDSYGTGKLKGRSELLLGKFAQAYQGINQENICIATKLAAYPWRWTRNSIISACHASAKRLGRNVDLVQMHWSTANYAPWQEVGLLDGLGDLYEQGLVKGVGLSNYGTKRLLWVYKRFQERGIPIKTLQVQYSLLSTYPVTELGLKDVCDNLGIKLIAYSPLGLGLLTGKFSENGSFPQGIRGFLCKQLLPGMKPLLGCLQEIANTRNKTMSQVAINWCISKGTIPIPGAKSLEQAKENIGALGWFLSDAEVVELDNAADRVEKKMVQNIFQTR; encoded by the coding sequence ATGCTAACTCACAATTTATTAAATCTTCCTCTCATGGGTTGCGGAACTTGGGCTTGGGGAAATCAACTGCTCTGGGGATACGATGAAAGTATGGATAACCAGTTGCAAGAGGTTTTTAATCTCTGTGTCAGCAATGGGATTACATTATTTGATACGGGTGATTCCTACGGTACAGGTAAATTAAAGGGACGGAGTGAGTTACTTTTAGGGAAATTTGCCCAAGCATATCAGGGAATAAATCAAGAGAATATTTGCATTGCGACTAAGTTAGCCGCATACCCTTGGAGATGGACTAGAAATTCAATTATATCAGCTTGTCATGCCTCGGCAAAAAGATTAGGACGAAATGTTGATTTGGTGCAAATGCACTGGTCTACAGCTAATTATGCTCCTTGGCAAGAGGTGGGTTTATTAGATGGTTTGGGTGATTTGTATGAGCAAGGTTTGGTGAAGGGTGTGGGCTTATCTAATTATGGAACTAAAAGACTTTTATGGGTGTATAAAAGATTTCAGGAAAGAGGGATACCGATTAAAACTTTGCAGGTGCAATATTCACTTTTATCTACTTATCCGGTGACGGAATTAGGTTTAAAGGATGTTTGTGATAATTTGGGAATTAAATTAATTGCTTATAGTCCTTTAGGGTTGGGTTTATTAACAGGGAAGTTTTCGGAAAATGGCAGTTTTCCCCAAGGTATTCGCGGATTTTTATGTAAGCAGTTGTTACCAGGAATGAAGCCGCTTTTAGGCTGTTTGCAGGAAATAGCAAATACCAGAAATAAAACTATGTCTCAAGTTGCTATTAATTGGTGTATTAGTAAAGGCACAATTCCCATTCCTGGAGCTAAAAGTCTGGAACAAGCAAAGGAGAATATTGGGGCTTTGGGTTGGTTTTTGAGTGATGCTGAGGTGGTAGAGTTGGATAATGCTGCTGATAGGGTGGAGAAGAAAATGGTGCAGAATATTTTTCAGACAAGGTGA
- a CDS encoding MFS transporter encodes MLPPEPTAINNGFTGLLKNRGFMLLWIGQLISQLADKVFFVLMIALLKLYLPSNEINSDARFYLYMAFTVPAILFGSAGGVIVDRVPKKLIMVGSDVVRGIFMVLIPFLPRQFGILLFFTFGISTVTQFFAPAEQASIPLLVRKEGLMAANALFSSTMMAALIIGNAVATPMLNWFETFNKGFGKELVVGCLYLISAAIMMPIQFREHRHIDKTAAKINPWAEFVLGLRYLKQNRLVWNAMLQIVTLYCVFAALIELAIGMAARLHLAPEEFSSFVAAAGVGMVIGAAILGHSGHRLHHKPLPLIGFLIMAFSLGLFIFIDNQPLALGLCIFLGVGAAFVNVPMQTLIQQQTPSEMHGKVFGFQNHAINIALTAPLLITTKLVNAFGLSAVLFGISIVVGAIGIWTWQNTRRVLQDVI; translated from the coding sequence ATGCTTCCTCCTGAACCTACTGCTATTAATAACGGTTTTACCGGACTGCTTAAAAACCGGGGTTTTATGCTCCTATGGATTGGTCAACTGATTTCCCAATTAGCTGATAAGGTATTCTTTGTGTTAATGATTGCCTTACTCAAACTCTACCTACCCAGTAATGAGATAAACAGTGATGCACGCTTCTATTTATACATGGCATTTACCGTACCAGCAATATTGTTTGGCTCTGCTGGTGGTGTTATCGTTGACCGTGTACCAAAAAAACTGATTATGGTAGGTTCAGATGTGGTGCGGGGAATATTCATGGTGTTAATTCCCTTCCTGCCACGACAATTTGGGATACTTTTATTCTTTACCTTTGGTATCTCCACCGTTACCCAGTTTTTTGCCCCAGCGGAACAAGCGTCAATTCCCTTGTTGGTGAGAAAAGAAGGTTTAATGGCTGCTAATGCCCTATTTAGCAGCACTATGATGGCCGCATTGATTATTGGTAATGCAGTGGCTACTCCGATGTTAAACTGGTTTGAAACCTTTAATAAAGGTTTTGGCAAAGAATTGGTTGTCGGCTGCTTGTACCTGATTTCTGCCGCGATTATGATGCCAATTCAGTTTCGAGAACATAGACACATTGACAAAACCGCAGCAAAAATCAATCCCTGGGCAGAATTTGTGCTAGGACTGCGCTATCTCAAACAAAATCGGCTAGTCTGGAATGCCATGCTGCAAATTGTTACCTTATACTGCGTATTTGCAGCCCTGATAGAATTAGCCATTGGCATGGCAGCAAGGTTACATTTAGCACCAGAAGAGTTTAGCTCTTTCGTAGCTGCGGCTGGGGTAGGTATGGTGATAGGTGCGGCTATTCTCGGACATTCTGGCCATCGCCTTCATCATAAACCTTTGCCTTTAATCGGATTTTTAATCATGGCCTTTTCCTTGGGTTTATTCATTTTTATTGATAACCAACCCCTAGCATTAGGACTCTGTATTTTCTTGGGTGTGGGTGCAGCTTTTGTCAACGTGCCAATGCAAACTTTAATTCAACAACAAACACCATCAGAAATGCACGGTAAAGTCTTTGGCTTTCAAAATCACGCCATTAATATCGCTCTGACAGCACCTCTATTAATTACGACAAAGCTAGTAAATGCCTTTGGATTGTCGGCGGTGTTATTCGGAATAAGTATAGTTGTCGGGGCTATTGGTATTTGGACATGGCAAAATACTCGGCGGGTATTGCAAGATGTGATCTAG
- the ilvB gene encoding biosynthetic-type acetolactate synthase large subunit: MISSSQISLPKSENNQQSPVSNSSVTAPKRASGGFALIDSLIRHGVEHIFGYPGGAILPIYDDLFKIEAGGTVKHILVRHEQGASHAADGYARATGKVGVCFGTSGPGATNLVTGIATAYMDSIPMIVVTGQVPRAAIGTDAFQETDIYGITLPIVKHSYVVRDAKDMARIVAEAFHIASTGRPGPVLIDVPKDVALEEFDYVPVAPGSIKLPGYRPTVKGNPRQINAAIQLIRESRRPLLYVGGGAIAANAHEEVKQLAELFNLPVTTTLMGIGAFDEHHPLSLGMLGMHGTAYANFAVTDCDLLICVGARFDDRVTGKLDEFASLAKVIHIDIDPAEVGKNRVPEVPIVGDVKNVLKDLLRRCQDANTKATPNQNQEWLNLINSWKQDYPLIVPHHADSISPQEVIVEVGTQAPHAFYTTDVGQHQMWAAQFLKNGPRRWISSAGLGTMGFGVPAAMGAKVAFPDEEVVCISGDASFQMCLQELGTLAQYGINVKTLILNNGWQGMVRQWQEAFYGQRYSSSNMEVGMPDIELLAQAYGIKGMVITKREELADKIAEMLAHNGPVIVNVHVTRDENCYPMVAPGKNNSQMVGLPKPTPRTAVESISCSNCGTQNQANHNFCSDCGTKL; this comes from the coding sequence GTGATTTCGTCTTCTCAAATCAGTCTCCCAAAATCTGAAAATAATCAGCAGTCTCCCGTATCTAATTCGTCAGTTACCGCACCAAAACGGGCATCTGGCGGTTTTGCCTTGATAGATAGTCTCATCCGTCATGGTGTTGAGCATATTTTTGGTTATCCCGGTGGCGCAATTCTCCCGATTTATGATGACCTATTCAAAATAGAAGCTGGGGGTACGGTTAAGCATATCTTAGTTAGACATGAACAAGGTGCTTCCCACGCCGCAGACGGTTACGCCCGTGCTACTGGTAAAGTGGGAGTATGCTTTGGTACTTCCGGTCCTGGGGCAACCAACTTAGTTACAGGTATTGCTACAGCCTACATGGATTCTATTCCCATGATTGTGGTGACGGGACAAGTACCACGCGCTGCAATTGGTACAGATGCTTTCCAAGAAACAGATATTTACGGGATTACCTTACCCATTGTTAAGCATTCCTATGTAGTCCGTGATGCCAAAGATATGGCGCGAATTGTTGCTGAAGCTTTTCACATTGCCAGCACTGGTAGACCAGGACCAGTTTTAATTGATGTTCCCAAAGATGTGGCTTTAGAAGAGTTTGATTATGTGCCTGTCGCGCCGGGTTCGATTAAGTTACCTGGCTATCGTCCCACAGTCAAGGGAAATCCGCGCCAAATTAATGCAGCAATTCAATTAATTCGAGAAAGTCGTCGCCCATTGTTGTATGTTGGGGGAGGAGCGATCGCTGCTAATGCCCACGAAGAAGTCAAACAACTGGCAGAATTATTTAATCTCCCCGTCACTACCACCTTAATGGGTATCGGTGCATTTGACGAACATCATCCCCTGTCCTTGGGAATGTTGGGAATGCACGGTACAGCTTACGCCAACTTTGCCGTGACAGATTGCGATTTATTAATTTGCGTCGGTGCTAGATTTGATGACCGCGTGACAGGTAAATTAGATGAATTTGCCTCTTTAGCCAAAGTCATTCACATTGATATTGACCCCGCAGAAGTCGGTAAAAACCGCGTTCCTGAAGTTCCCATTGTGGGTGATGTTAAAAACGTCTTAAAAGACTTATTACGGCGATGTCAAGACGCAAATACTAAAGCCACACCTAACCAAAACCAAGAATGGTTAAACTTAATTAATAGTTGGAAACAAGATTATCCTCTAATTGTCCCCCATCACGCCGACAGCATTTCCCCCCAAGAGGTAATTGTTGAAGTTGGCACTCAAGCGCCCCACGCATTTTACACCACCGATGTCGGTCAACATCAAATGTGGGCTGCTCAATTCCTTAAAAATGGACCAAGACGTTGGATTTCGAGCGCCGGTTTAGGAACAATGGGTTTTGGTGTTCCTGCGGCTATGGGTGCAAAAGTAGCATTCCCGGACGAAGAAGTAGTCTGTATTAGCGGTGATGCCAGTTTCCAAATGTGTTTGCAGGAGTTAGGAACACTAGCACAATATGGGATTAATGTCAAGACTTTGATCTTAAATAACGGTTGGCAGGGAATGGTGCGGCAGTGGCAGGAAGCCTTCTATGGACAGCGTTATTCATCTTCTAACATGGAAGTGGGAATGCCTGACATTGAGCTTTTAGCACAGGCTTATGGCATCAAGGGGATGGTAATTACCAAGCGGGAAGAATTGGCAGATAAAATTGCGGAAATGCTGGCACACAATGGACCTGTAATTGTCAATGTCCACGTTACCAGAGATGAAAACTGCTATCCAATGGTAGCCCCTGGTAAGAACAACTCGCAAATGGTTGGTTTACCTAAGCCAACACCAAGAACCGCAGTTGAATCAATTTCTTGCAGCAATTGTGGGACTCAAAACCAAGCTAATCATAATTTCTGTTCTGATTGCGGAACAAAGTTGTAA
- a CDS encoding type II toxin-antitoxin system HicB family antitoxin translates to MRCSASTPTPIRVHLPEFPTQKYHTYGDTYEEAVKNAQEVIEMLIAEYQEDGKTLPLAKSLEQLIDVAENRKLRFYIRVKHNALPLQNLITTLFRNQNRNYD, encoded by the coding sequence TTGAGATGTTCAGCTTCTACTCCCACACCTATTAGAGTTCATTTACCAGAATTTCCTACTCAAAAATATCATACTTATGGTGATACTTATGAAGAAGCTGTTAAAAATGCTCAGGAAGTTATAGAAATGCTAATTGCTGAATATCAAGAAGATGGTAAAACTTTACCTTTAGCTAAATCTTTAGAACAATTAATTGATGTGGCTGAAAATCGTAAATTACGATTTTATATAAGGGTAAAGCATAATGCTTTACCCCTACAAAATTTAATTACAACTTTGTTCCGCAATCAGAACAGAAATTATGATTAG
- the leuS gene encoding leucine--tRNA ligase, whose amino-acid sequence MESPQKTSYQPAAIEEKWQKTWLELGLDKTPQDQNQPKFYALSMFPYPSGSLHMGHVRNYTITDVIARLKRMQGYRVLHPMGWDAFGLPAENAAIDRGVPPAKWTYQNIAQMRQQLQCLGLSLDWETELATCSPDYYKWTQWIFLQFLQAGLAYQREAAVNWDPIDQTVLANEQVDNEGRSWRSGAIVERKLLRQWFFKITDYAEELLNDLDKLTGWPERVKLMQANWIGKSTGAYLEFPIVGAEEKIGVYTTRPDTIYGVSYVVLAPEHPLTQVVTTSEQKAAVEAFIKEVSNQSELERTAEDKPKRGIPTGGKVINPFTGEEVPVWIADYVLYEYGTGAVMGVPAHDIRDFKFAKEQNLAIKVVIVPEIGAEETLKSAYTEAGILVNSGDFNGMNSVDAKKAIIEFAEKHDFGKLRVQYRLRDWLISRQRYWGAPIPVIHCPECGIVPVPDKDLPVQLPEDIELSGRGGSPLAQLESWVNVTCPTCGTPAKRETDTMDTFIDSSWYFLRYPDAKNEEKIFDSGKVNDWMPVDQYVGGIEHAILHLLYSRFFTKVLRDRGLFNFDEPFQKLLTQGMVQGLTYMNPNKGGKDKWIPSHLVDANNPVDPQTGEPLQRLYATMSKSKGNGVAPEDVINKYGIDTARMFILFKAPPEKDLEWDEADVEGQFRFLNRVWRLVTDYAAAGVCKEKADLEKLNKAEKDLRRFIHIAIQAITEDVVDEYQFNTAISELMKLSNALTDAGCHNSPIYAEGIQILVIMLAPFAPHIGDELWQLLGNKNSVHTQTWPSFDPAALIADEITLVIQIMGKTRGAIQVPSQSDKAELEKYARESEVGQRYLEGKKVKKVIVVPGKLVNFVLG is encoded by the coding sequence GTGGAGTCCCCTCAAAAAACATCATACCAACCAGCCGCAATTGAGGAAAAATGGCAAAAAACATGGTTAGAACTTGGCTTAGATAAAACACCGCAAGATCAAAATCAGCCAAAATTCTACGCGCTTTCCATGTTCCCATACCCATCTGGAAGCCTGCACATGGGTCACGTTCGTAACTATACAATTACAGATGTGATTGCTCGCCTCAAACGGATGCAAGGGTATCGGGTATTACATCCAATGGGTTGGGATGCTTTCGGACTACCCGCGGAAAACGCCGCCATTGATAGAGGTGTACCCCCTGCCAAATGGACATATCAAAATATTGCCCAAATGCGGCAACAATTACAATGTCTGGGTTTATCCTTAGATTGGGAAACTGAACTTGCTACCTGTTCCCCAGATTATTACAAATGGACGCAATGGATTTTTCTGCAATTTTTACAAGCAGGTTTAGCTTACCAAAGAGAAGCCGCAGTTAACTGGGATCCCATTGACCAAACTGTATTGGCAAACGAACAAGTTGATAATGAAGGACGTTCTTGGCGCAGTGGGGCAATAGTAGAACGTAAATTACTGCGTCAATGGTTTTTCAAGATTACCGACTATGCCGAAGAATTATTAAATGACTTAGATAAACTCACAGGTTGGCCAGAACGAGTTAAATTAATGCAAGCCAACTGGATAGGAAAATCCACAGGTGCATATTTAGAATTTCCTATTGTTGGTGCAGAAGAAAAAATCGGCGTTTATACTACCCGTCCCGATACCATTTATGGTGTGAGTTACGTCGTATTAGCCCCAGAACACCCTTTAACTCAAGTGGTGACAACTTCAGAACAAAAAGCAGCGGTAGAAGCCTTTATTAAGGAAGTCAGCAACCAAAGCGAGTTGGAAAGAACCGCAGAAGACAAACCAAAACGGGGTATTCCTACCGGGGGGAAAGTAATTAATCCTTTCACTGGGGAAGAAGTACCCGTATGGATTGCAGATTATGTTCTCTATGAATATGGTACAGGTGCGGTAATGGGTGTACCAGCACATGATATCCGAGATTTCAAATTTGCCAAAGAACAGAATTTAGCTATTAAAGTGGTAATTGTCCCGGAAATTGGTGCAGAAGAAACTTTAAAATCAGCATACACAGAGGCAGGAATTTTAGTTAATTCTGGTGACTTCAATGGCATGAATTCTGTAGATGCGAAAAAAGCAATTATCGAATTTGCAGAAAAACACGATTTTGGTAAATTAAGAGTACAATATCGCCTCAGAGATTGGTTGATTTCTCGACAACGTTATTGGGGCGCACCTATCCCTGTTATTCATTGTCCTGAATGTGGAATTGTGCCTGTCCCCGACAAAGATTTACCTGTACAATTACCGGAGGATATTGAATTAAGTGGACGTGGTGGTTCACCTTTAGCACAATTGGAAAGTTGGGTAAATGTGACCTGTCCAACTTGCGGTACTCCTGCAAAACGGGAAACCGATACGATGGATACTTTTATTGATTCTTCGTGGTATTTCTTACGTTACCCAGATGCAAAGAATGAAGAAAAGATTTTTGATTCTGGTAAAGTAAATGATTGGATGCCTGTAGATCAATATGTAGGGGGAATTGAACACGCAATTTTACATTTATTGTATTCGCGTTTCTTCACTAAGGTATTAAGAGACAGAGGTTTATTTAACTTTGATGAACCATTTCAAAAGTTATTAACTCAGGGAATGGTACAGGGTTTAACTTACATGAACCCGAATAAAGGTGGTAAGGATAAATGGATTCCTTCTCATTTAGTTGATGCTAATAATCCTGTAGATCCGCAAACTGGAGAACCTTTACAACGTCTTTATGCTACCATGTCCAAATCAAAAGGCAATGGTGTCGCCCCGGAAGATGTGATTAATAAATATGGCATTGATACGGCGCGAATGTTCATTTTATTTAAAGCCCCACCGGAAAAAGATTTGGAATGGGATGAGGCTGATGTTGAGGGACAATTCCGCTTTTTAAATCGCGTTTGGCGGTTGGTAACAGATTATGCTGCTGCAGGAGTTTGTAAGGAAAAAGCTGATTTGGAGAAGTTAAATAAAGCGGAAAAAGATTTGCGTCGCTTCATTCATATTGCGATTCAAGCAATTACGGAAGATGTGGTAGATGAATATCAATTCAATACCGCAATTTCGGAATTGATGAAGTTAAGTAATGCCTTGACTGATGCTGGTTGTCATAATTCCCCAATTTACGCAGAAGGGATTCAAATTTTGGTGATTATGTTAGCGCCTTTTGCACCGCATATTGGTGATGAATTATGGCAATTGTTGGGGAATAAAAATTCTGTACATACCCAAACTTGGCCAAGTTTTGATCCTGCGGCTTTGATAGCTGATGAAATTACTTTGGTGATTCAAATTATGGGTAAAACTCGCGGCGCTATTCAAGTTCCTTCGCAATCTGATAAAGCTGAGTTGGAAAAATATGCGCGGGAGTCGGAGGTTGGACAACGTTATCTTGAAGGGAAGAAAGTTAAAAAGGTAATTGTTGTTCCTGGTAAGTTGGTGAATTTCGTTTTGGGTTAA
- a CDS encoding cytochrome P450 yields MSNFKLPNRPNTHPWIQTFQWLKNPLGYLEECAKNYGDTFTLRISPLFKPQVFISNPQGIQHQFCKKRIS; encoded by the coding sequence ATGTCTAATTTTAAACTACCTAATAGACCAAACACTCACCCTTGGATACAAACATTCCAATGGTTGAAAAATCCTTTGGGATATTTGGAAGAATGCGCCAAAAACTATGGTGATACTTTCACCTTAAGAATCAGTCCACTTTTTAAACCACAAGTATTCATTAGCAACCCTCAAGGGATTCAACACCAGTTCTGTAAAAAGCGCATTAGTTAA
- a CDS encoding TIGR01548 family HAD-type hydrolase: MTANTRAIVVFDIDGVIRDVSGSYRRAISDTVEHFTSQAYRPTPTDIDNLKSEGIWNNDWEASQELIYRHFVNQGQQREQLQLDYENIVTYFQSRYRGTDSENWNGYICNEPLLAQPSYFQELRQSGIAWGFFSGATRLSANYVLEKRLGLQSPILIAMEDAPGKPDPTGLFATINILENGNHQKQPVVYVGDTVADMHTVEKAKAIDNSRTWLGVGVLPPHVQETTAVSEAYTQKLIQAGAKIVFNNVQELTIKTIYKLES; the protein is encoded by the coding sequence ATGACCGCAAACACAAGAGCAATAGTTGTATTTGATATAGATGGGGTTATCCGTGATGTTAGCGGCTCCTATCGTCGCGCCATATCCGATACAGTCGAACATTTTACCTCCCAAGCCTATCGTCCCACACCCACAGACATTGATAACCTCAAATCAGAAGGAATTTGGAATAACGATTGGGAAGCCTCCCAAGAATTAATTTACCGCCATTTTGTCAATCAAGGACAGCAGCGAGAACAACTCCAATTAGATTATGAAAATATTGTCACTTATTTTCAAAGCCGCTATCGCGGTACAGACTCCGAAAATTGGAACGGCTACATTTGTAATGAACCTTTATTAGCACAACCTAGTTATTTTCAAGAACTCAGGCAATCTGGTATTGCTTGGGGTTTTTTTAGTGGTGCTACTCGCTTGAGTGCTAACTACGTTTTAGAAAAACGCTTAGGTTTACAATCTCCTATCCTAATTGCTATGGAAGACGCACCCGGTAAACCAGACCCTACCGGACTTTTTGCAACTATTAACATCTTAGAAAATGGTAATCATCAAAAACAACCCGTTGTCTATGTAGGTGATACTGTAGCAGATATGCACACTGTAGAAAAAGCCAAAGCCATAGATAATTCTCGAACTTGGTTGGGGGTTGGAGTATTACCTCCCCACGTTCAAGAAACAACAGCAGTTAGTGAAGCTTATACACAAAAACTGATACAAGCTGGAGCAAAAATAGTGTTTAATAATGTCCAGGAATTAACAATCAAGACGATTTATAAATTAGAATCGTAA
- a CDS encoding DNA-directed RNA polymerase subunit omega produces the protein MLKRSKFETTQSQIMHRAEELISAASNRYRITVQVANRAKRRRYEDFENNEDSIMKPVLRAIIEMSDELNQPEIIGEL, from the coding sequence ATGCTTAAGCGTTCCAAGTTCGAGACAACTCAGTCTCAAATCATGCACCGTGCAGAGGAATTAATTAGTGCTGCGTCAAACCGCTACCGCATTACTGTACAGGTGGCAAATCGTGCTAAACGGCGACGTTATGAGGATTTTGAAAATAACGAAGATTCAATCATGAAGCCTGTACTCAGAGCAATTATTGAAATGTCTGATGAATTAAATCAGCCAGAAATTATCGGTGAATTGTAA